The following are encoded in a window of Paenibacillaceae bacterium GAS479 genomic DNA:
- a CDS encoding protease I, with translation MTLQGKRVICLLDDEFEDLELWYPVYRVREEGAIVEFAGPQKGKTHIGKYGVPATADLSYEEMDASTIDGLLVPGGWAPDKIRRYPEVLRLVQEMDRSGKPIGQICHAGWVLISAKILQGRKVTSTPGIRDDMENAGATWFDEAVVVDGNLISARRPPDLPPYAKAFVDALKNR, from the coding sequence ATGACTCTACAAGGTAAACGTGTCATCTGCTTGCTTGACGATGAATTTGAGGATCTTGAGCTCTGGTATCCTGTCTATCGGGTACGGGAGGAGGGCGCAATTGTCGAATTCGCCGGTCCGCAAAAGGGTAAAACTCACATTGGCAAATATGGCGTTCCCGCCACAGCCGATCTTTCCTATGAGGAGATGGATGCCTCCACCATCGACGGCCTGCTCGTGCCGGGCGGCTGGGCGCCGGATAAAATCCGCCGCTATCCTGAGGTGCTGCGCCTAGTCCAGGAGATGGACCGCAGCGGCAAGCCAATTGGCCAGATCTGCCATGCTGGCTGGGTGCTGATTTCCGCTAAAATTTTGCAGGGACGCAAGGTAACTTCTACACCTGGTATTCGGGACGATATGGAGAATGCCGGAGCGACCTGGTTCGATGAAGCCGTCGTCGTTGATGGAAACCTGATCTCGGCTCGCCGTCCACCCGATCTTCCGCCTTATGCCAAAGCGTTTGTTGATGCGTTGAAAAATCGTTAA
- a CDS encoding adenosylhomocysteine nucleosidase, with product MKYATVGIIGAMKEELELLYSSAEMESETVKAGMSFRRGVLHGQPIIAVQSGVGKVNAAVCTQALIDLGAECVLFTGVAGAIDPELQIGDIVVSTASIQHDMDVTPLGFQPGVIPYQEISTFPADPELVELAAGAGARAAKGKAIRGIVLSGDQFIASREKVQSLREGFHGACAEMEGAAVAQVCHMNGIPYVVIRSMSDQADGSAHMNFAEFTVLAANQSFAVIEDMIRSLQK from the coding sequence ATGAAGTACGCTACGGTAGGAATTATCGGTGCGATGAAAGAAGAGCTTGAACTGCTGTACAGCAGCGCTGAGATGGAATCTGAGACGGTCAAGGCGGGGATGAGCTTCCGTCGCGGCGTGCTGCATGGTCAGCCTATAATCGCTGTCCAGTCGGGCGTCGGCAAGGTCAACGCCGCTGTATGTACACAAGCTTTGATTGATCTTGGGGCGGAATGCGTGCTGTTCACCGGTGTAGCCGGCGCAATTGATCCAGAGCTGCAAATCGGGGATATCGTCGTATCTACCGCTAGCATACAGCATGATATGGACGTTACGCCTCTAGGCTTTCAGCCAGGCGTCATTCCGTATCAAGAGATCTCGACTTTCCCTGCGGATCCAGAGCTTGTCGAGCTTGCGGCGGGAGCCGGCGCAAGAGCGGCCAAAGGCAAGGCCATCCGCGGCATTGTGCTTTCGGGCGATCAGTTCATTGCGAGCCGGGAGAAAGTACAGAGCTTGAGAGAAGGATTCCATGGAGCTTGCGCCGAGATGGAAGGCGCTGCAGTTGCGCAGGTTTGCCATATGAATGGCATTCCGTACGTTGTCATCCGGTCCATGTCTGACCAGGCTGACGGCAGCGCGCATATGAACTTCGCCGAGTTCACCGTGCTGGCAGCGAACCAATCCTTCGCCGTCATTGAAGATATGATTCGCAGCTTGCAAAAATAG
- a CDS encoding Acetyltransferase (GNAT) domain-containing protein, translating into METVYRGYLMSDDKSRINLDALSEFLGKSYWASHRSLDTIKRTIESSLCYGVYDGERLIGFARVITDGVTFYYLCDVYVDEEYRGEGIGKKLVEWIVQAPHFQTMSGMLRTRDAHGLYEQFGFTTDADNTMRRAAQIL; encoded by the coding sequence ATGGAGACGGTTTATAGAGGTTATTTAATGAGCGATGACAAATCGAGAATTAACCTGGATGCATTAAGTGAGTTTTTAGGCAAAAGCTACTGGGCGTCCCACAGATCTCTGGATACGATCAAACGCACCATAGAGAGCTCGCTCTGCTACGGCGTATATGACGGAGAGCGTCTGATTGGCTTTGCAAGAGTAATTACGGACGGGGTTACCTTTTACTACTTATGCGATGTCTATGTAGATGAAGAGTACCGAGGCGAGGGCATCGGCAAAAAACTGGTTGAATGGATTGTGCAAGCTCCCCATTTTCAAACCATGTCAGGGATGCTGAGGACTAGAGACGCGCATGGATTGTACGAGCAATTTGGGTTCACAACGGATGCAGACAATACGATGAGAAGAGCGGCGCAAATCCTATAA
- a CDS encoding bacillithiol system protein YtxJ translates to MSFISLEKIEDWNKVLEQSHEKPVLVFKHSTRCSVSAEAHEAWLHWIEKSKGEAVDTAMVRVVEERPVSNAIEEQLGVKHASPQAILVRGGRAEWHTSHWNITETALVDNVR, encoded by the coding sequence ATGAGCTTTATTTCCCTGGAGAAGATAGAAGACTGGAATAAAGTACTGGAGCAATCCCATGAGAAGCCTGTGCTTGTGTTTAAGCATAGCACTCGTTGCTCGGTAAGCGCGGAGGCGCATGAAGCTTGGCTGCACTGGATTGAAAAATCCAAAGGCGAAGCGGTTGATACCGCGATGGTGCGTGTGGTGGAGGAGCGCCCTGTGTCAAACGCAATCGAAGAGCAGCTAGGTGTCAAGCATGCGTCTCCTCAAGCGATTCTGGTCCGCGGCGGCAGGGCTGAATGGCATACGTCTCATTGGAATATTACGGAAACAGCGCTTGTCGACAATGTGCGCTGA
- a CDS encoding PTS system, D-glucosamine-specific IIC component: MNFMGNLQQLGRAVMLPTIILPAAAICLSLSMLPWDALGLPMLSGYLSVAGKSLFVFLPYLFAVGVAWGTSSNGGAAALSALAGMFIYTGIVQFSHYDIQPTVLIGALIGMLSGYSYERFKSIRLPEYIQFFGGPRFVPLFVSFVCVLFSMLMIGIAPSLSRGLVLLGDVVSSAGGFGVFLYGFLHRILVVFGLHHLLNHVFWFQVGGFKMDDGNMMYGDLPRFFAGDPTAGVFMAGLYPTMMFALPAIAIAIIQEAREDLKPKIKRTFLTAALASFLTGVSEPVEFAFLFVAPYLFVIHAFLSGIIMWVTYELGILHGFSFSAGAIDYVLNMHLATKGWLLLPLGIVVFILYYVLFRWAIRRFQIPTPGREEGSALDDWASDIPYRAPLILQAMGGKENLETLEACITRLRIKVRNERLMDNAALRDLGAAGVIRLGGGNVQVVFGTFSELIREEMIKTMQRDQAQVLFSSPVQGKMIPLDEVPDPIFSGKLVGDGVAFLPERGELVAPVKGEVILLYPTMHAIGLRTKEGLEVLMHIGIDTSTLKDEDYFHAAVKEGDEVTPGQLLISFDVQRLRKAGKSLATPMVITNPQLVRSWGYGPFKPVKRGQTAVMSVTLREREHEHSNVGGKRS, translated from the coding sequence ATGAACTTCATGGGCAATCTTCAGCAGCTCGGCCGTGCCGTCATGCTGCCGACGATTATTCTGCCCGCAGCGGCAATCTGTTTAAGCTTAAGCATGCTTCCGTGGGATGCACTTGGCCTGCCCATGTTATCCGGCTATTTATCCGTCGCGGGTAAATCGCTGTTTGTCTTTTTACCCTACTTGTTCGCTGTAGGAGTGGCGTGGGGAACGTCCAGCAATGGCGGCGCAGCAGCTTTATCGGCGCTCGCGGGCATGTTCATTTATACCGGAATCGTGCAGTTTAGCCATTACGATATTCAACCGACGGTGCTTATCGGAGCGCTGATCGGCATGCTCTCCGGGTACAGTTATGAACGTTTTAAATCTATCCGACTGCCAGAGTACATACAATTTTTTGGGGGACCTCGTTTTGTCCCGTTGTTCGTTAGCTTCGTCTGTGTGCTTTTCTCCATGCTGATGATCGGAATCGCTCCTTCGCTCAGCAGGGGGCTCGTATTGCTTGGCGACGTCGTTTCATCCGCTGGCGGCTTTGGCGTGTTTCTCTATGGTTTCCTGCATCGGATTCTCGTCGTATTCGGGCTGCATCATCTGTTGAATCATGTGTTCTGGTTCCAGGTCGGCGGCTTTAAAATGGACGACGGCAACATGATGTACGGTGATCTGCCGCGGTTTTTCGCGGGTGATCCAACGGCTGGAGTGTTCATGGCAGGCTTGTATCCGACGATGATGTTCGCTTTGCCGGCAATCGCGATCGCGATTATACAAGAAGCTAGGGAGGATCTTAAACCGAAGATTAAGCGCACTTTTCTCACAGCGGCGCTGGCTTCTTTCCTGACCGGTGTATCGGAGCCTGTGGAGTTCGCCTTCCTGTTTGTTGCGCCGTATCTTTTTGTCATCCATGCTTTTCTTTCCGGCATCATTATGTGGGTTACATACGAACTGGGCATCCTGCATGGATTCTCGTTCTCAGCCGGCGCGATCGATTATGTACTCAACATGCATTTAGCGACCAAGGGCTGGCTGCTTCTTCCACTTGGCATCGTCGTGTTTATCTTGTATTATGTCCTTTTCCGATGGGCAATTCGACGGTTCCAGATCCCGACTCCCGGCCGCGAGGAAGGCTCGGCGTTGGACGACTGGGCGAGCGATATTCCTTATCGCGCTCCGCTCATTTTGCAGGCCATGGGTGGCAAAGAGAACCTGGAAACATTGGAAGCCTGCATCACTCGATTGCGCATTAAAGTCCGCAATGAACGGCTGATGGACAATGCCGCTTTGCGTGATCTAGGTGCTGCTGGCGTCATTCGGCTTGGCGGCGGCAATGTGCAAGTTGTCTTTGGAACCTTCTCCGAGCTGATTCGCGAGGAAATGATCAAAACGATGCAGCGCGACCAGGCACAGGTACTGTTCAGCTCGCCTGTACAGGGTAAGATGATTCCGTTGGACGAAGTGCCCGATCCTATTTTCTCCGGCAAGCTTGTCGGTGATGGTGTGGCGTTCCTGCCGGAACGGGGGGAACTGGTAGCGCCGGTGAAGGGCGAGGTCATCTTGCTTTATCCGACGATGCATGCCATCGGGTTGCGCACAAAAGAAGGGCTGGAAGTATTGATGCATATCGGCATCGATACTTCAACGCTCAAGGATGAGGATTATTTTCACGCGGCGGTCAAAGAAGGGGATGAAGTTACCCCTGGGCAGCTACTTATATCATTTGATGTTCAGCGTCTGCGCAAAGCCGGAAAGTCGCTGGCAACGCCGATGGTCATTACGAATCCCCAACTCGTACGTTCGTGGGGCTATGGACCTTTCAAGCCGGTGAAACGCGGGCAGACGGCCGTTATGTCCGTCACGTTGCGCGAACGCGAGCACGAGCACAGTAATGTTGGAGGGAAACGCTCATGA
- a CDS encoding phosphotransferase system, enzyme I, PtsI — MIQGIGASSGIAIGKCFVLPNWEWDLPEQKIDVADLAREFERLYEGIRTSKVEIEQMKDELSEVVGPEERSIFDAHIAILEDPVFMNEIQGMIERQYKAAEVAVKEAIDHFVTMFDLLDDEYMKERALDIRDVGNRLLKHLLGAPEITLPSDTQPYILVAKELSPSQLAHLNPSNVLGIATFVGSTTSHSAIMARALGIPLVVAVDSELEETVATGDLLIIDGSSGIVELKPPAEQIRAYTKLKQQQEEEHNRLRGLAHFDPSTPDGKTLRLSANISSLKELEIALSSGAYGVGLFRTEFLYMDRTRFPKEEEQFEVYRSVAEKLEGGPLVIRTLDIGGDKHLDYFELPEEENPFLGYRAIRISLDRKDLFRTQLKAILRASHYGDVKVMYPLISSVEEVREANGVLREAMEELDREGKPYNRSMETGVMIELPAAVMIAELLAREVDFFSIGTNDLVQFTLAVDRMNDKISHLYEPFHPAVLRMLRTTVEAGRRQGISVGVCGELAGDPAALPIWLGLNVDGLSMSSHSILQVKERLLRTQQEESKAVFQHIMASSTSAEIKRLLREFQGEVDSQEEQAGIGDPLRS; from the coding sequence ATGATTCAGGGAATAGGAGCTTCTTCAGGTATCGCGATCGGCAAATGTTTTGTGCTTCCGAATTGGGAGTGGGACCTGCCGGAGCAAAAAATCGACGTCGCGGATCTGGCAAGGGAGTTCGAGCGTCTCTATGAAGGCATCCGGACCTCGAAGGTAGAAATCGAGCAGATGAAGGATGAGCTCAGCGAGGTTGTCGGGCCCGAGGAAAGAAGTATTTTCGACGCTCATATTGCCATTCTTGAGGATCCGGTTTTTATGAACGAGATTCAGGGCATGATCGAGCGCCAATATAAAGCAGCAGAGGTGGCGGTCAAGGAAGCGATCGACCACTTCGTAACGATGTTTGATCTGCTGGATGATGAATATATGAAGGAGCGTGCGCTGGACATCCGTGATGTCGGCAATCGCCTGCTCAAACATCTGCTCGGAGCGCCGGAGATTACTTTGCCTTCGGATACCCAGCCTTATATTTTGGTAGCTAAGGAGCTTTCACCTTCCCAGCTTGCGCATCTCAATCCAAGCAATGTTTTGGGCATCGCTACATTCGTAGGGAGCACCACATCCCACTCGGCCATCATGGCTAGAGCTCTCGGTATCCCGCTTGTAGTCGCTGTGGATAGCGAGCTGGAGGAGACAGTGGCGACGGGGGATTTGCTGATTATCGACGGTAGCAGCGGCATCGTGGAGCTTAAGCCCCCTGCAGAGCAGATCCGCGCCTATACGAAGCTGAAGCAGCAACAGGAAGAAGAGCATAATCGGCTGCGAGGTCTGGCCCATTTTGACCCGTCAACCCCTGACGGAAAAACGCTACGCCTGTCGGCCAACATCAGTTCGCTCAAGGAGCTGGAGATTGCGCTTTCCAGCGGAGCTTATGGAGTCGGGCTGTTCCGCACGGAATTTCTTTATATGGACAGGACACGGTTTCCTAAGGAAGAGGAGCAGTTCGAAGTCTATCGCAGCGTAGCCGAAAAGCTCGAGGGTGGGCCTCTGGTCATCCGTACGCTCGACATCGGTGGAGACAAACATCTCGATTATTTTGAGCTGCCGGAGGAAGAGAACCCGTTTCTCGGTTATCGCGCGATCCGGATCAGCCTTGACCGTAAGGACCTTTTCCGTACGCAGCTAAAAGCGATTCTGCGAGCTTCTCATTACGGAGATGTAAAGGTCATGTACCCGCTTATTTCCTCCGTAGAGGAGGTTCGTGAAGCGAATGGGGTGCTGCGGGAAGCGATGGAGGAGCTTGATCGGGAAGGCAAGCCGTACAATCGGTCCATGGAAACCGGCGTCATGATCGAGCTGCCTGCAGCGGTGATGATTGCAGAGCTGCTCGCTCGGGAGGTGGACTTTTTCAGCATCGGAACTAATGATCTCGTCCAGTTCACGCTTGCTGTGGACCGGATGAACGACAAAATTTCCCACCTCTATGAGCCGTTCCATCCCGCTGTGCTGCGCATGCTACGGACAACTGTAGAGGCAGGCCGCCGGCAAGGAATATCGGTCGGTGTATGTGGAGAGCTTGCAGGAGATCCGGCTGCTCTGCCGATTTGGCTCGGCCTCAATGTGGATGGACTCAGCATGTCCTCGCATTCTATCCTGCAGGTCAAGGAGAGGCTGCTGCGCACGCAGCAGGAGGAAAGCAAGGCTGTATTCCAGCATATTATGGCTAGCAGCACGTCAGCCGAAATCAAGCGGTTATTGCGGGAGTTCCAGGGCGAAGTTGATTCGCAAGAGGAGCAAGCCGGGATTGGCGACCCTCTTCGGAGCTAA
- a CDS encoding 6-phosphogluconate dehydrogenase, giving the protein MSKQQIGVVGLAVMGKNLALNIESKGFTVSVYNRSREKTDEILAESPGKNLFPAYTIEEFVASLEVPRKILIMVKAGGPTDAVINELVPHLEQGDIIIDGGNAYFPDTERRSKDLEAKGFRFVGAGVSGGEEGALKGPAIMPGGPESAYKLVEPILTGISAKVNGDPCCTYIGPGGAGHYVKMVHNGIEYGDMQLITEAYHLLSSVLGLSTDELHEIFTEWNKGELDSYLIEITADIFSKKDPETGKAMVDVILDSAGQKGTGKWTSQSALDLGVPLSIITQSVFSRFLSAMKEERVHASKVLSGPKPAPYTGDKAAFVEAVRKALFASKICSYAQGFAQMRAASDEYDWNLRYGDIAMIFRGGCIIRAGFLQNIKDAYDRDSELKNLLLDDYFKNVVESYQGAWREVVTAAVASGIPVPGFSSALAYFDSYRTERLPANLLQAQRDYFGAHTFERTDKEGVFHFEWMDSSKN; this is encoded by the coding sequence ATGTCGAAACAACAAATCGGCGTTGTTGGTCTGGCCGTTATGGGCAAAAACCTCGCGCTTAACATTGAAAGCAAAGGTTTCACCGTATCGGTGTACAACCGCTCACGCGAAAAAACAGACGAGATCCTCGCGGAATCGCCTGGTAAAAACCTGTTCCCGGCCTACACGATCGAAGAATTCGTCGCTTCCCTGGAAGTGCCGCGCAAAATTCTGATCATGGTCAAAGCTGGCGGTCCTACGGACGCAGTCATCAATGAACTGGTACCACATCTGGAGCAGGGCGACATCATCATCGACGGCGGCAACGCCTACTTCCCTGATACCGAGCGCCGCAGCAAAGATCTCGAAGCCAAAGGCTTCCGCTTTGTTGGAGCAGGCGTATCCGGCGGCGAGGAAGGCGCGCTGAAAGGCCCGGCTATTATGCCTGGCGGTCCAGAATCCGCTTATAAACTTGTTGAGCCGATCCTGACGGGCATCTCTGCTAAAGTAAACGGCGACCCTTGCTGCACGTACATCGGTCCTGGCGGCGCTGGGCACTACGTCAAGATGGTCCATAACGGTATCGAGTATGGCGACATGCAGCTGATTACAGAAGCTTACCACCTGCTGAGCTCCGTGCTTGGTCTGTCCACAGACGAGCTGCACGAGATCTTCACCGAGTGGAACAAGGGCGAGCTGGACAGCTACCTGATCGAGATCACGGCTGACATCTTCTCCAAAAAAGACCCGGAAACCGGCAAAGCAATGGTCGACGTTATCCTCGACTCCGCAGGCCAAAAGGGTACCGGCAAATGGACGAGCCAAAGCGCGCTTGATCTCGGCGTACCGCTGTCCATCATTACTCAATCCGTCTTCTCGCGCTTCCTGTCCGCGATGAAGGAAGAGCGCGTTCACGCCAGCAAAGTACTGAGCGGTCCTAAACCTGCTCCTTACACCGGCGACAAAGCCGCTTTCGTTGAAGCGGTGCGCAAAGCGCTGTTCGCGAGCAAAATTTGCTCCTATGCACAAGGTTTCGCTCAAATGCGTGCGGCATCTGACGAGTACGACTGGAACCTGCGCTACGGCGATATCGCCATGATCTTCCGCGGCGGTTGCATTATCCGTGCTGGCTTCCTGCAAAACATCAAGGATGCTTACGATCGTGACTCCGAGCTGAAAAACCTGCTGCTGGACGATTACTTCAAAAATGTGGTTGAGTCCTACCAAGGCGCATGGCGTGAAGTTGTTACGGCTGCCGTAGCAAGCGGTATTCCGGTTCCAGGCTTCTCCAGCGCGCTGGCTTACTTCGACAGCTACCGTACGGAGCGTCTTCCAGCCAACCTGCTGCAGGCGCAACGCGACTACTTCGGCGCGCATACGTTCGAGCGTACCGATAAAGAAGGCGTCTTCCACTTTGAGTGGATGGATTCCAGCAAAAATTAA
- a CDS encoding shikimate kinase — MRPSESIHGKILLIGFMGTGKSTVGAKLAAKLGWRCTDTDSEVVAEEGCSIAELFERRGEPYFRDAETEVLAKLLETDEPLVIATGGGAVLREGNRQLMLSGAFVAALQASEAVIVERVRYDKGRPLLGSDPSLKVRELLKTREGAYDFAHLQVMTDSLTPDEAAEEIANAYHLASGLYRASDS, encoded by the coding sequence ATGCGCCCGTCTGAATCGATACATGGCAAAATTTTATTGATCGGCTTTATGGGTACCGGCAAATCTACGGTAGGAGCCAAGCTTGCCGCAAAACTTGGCTGGAGATGCACGGACACCGACTCCGAGGTCGTAGCCGAGGAAGGCTGCTCAATTGCGGAGTTATTCGAGCGGCGGGGTGAGCCGTATTTTCGCGACGCAGAGACCGAAGTTCTAGCCAAGCTGCTAGAGACGGATGAACCGCTTGTCATTGCGACAGGAGGCGGAGCAGTACTGCGTGAAGGCAATCGGCAATTGATGCTCAGTGGAGCTTTTGTGGCCGCTTTGCAAGCTTCGGAAGCGGTTATTGTGGAGCGGGTGCGATATGACAAGGGCCGGCCGCTGCTTGGGAGCGATCCTTCGCTTAAAGTGCGCGAGCTGTTGAAAACTCGCGAAGGGGCCTATGATTTTGCCCATCTGCAAGTAATGACTGACAGTTTAACCCCCGATGAAGCGGCTGAGGAGATTGCGAATGCATATCATCTTGCTTCAGGGCTTTACCGCGCTTCCGACTCGTAG
- a CDS encoding transcriptional regulator, LacI family — translation MTVTIYDVAREAGVSMATVSRVVNNNPNVKPQTRKKVYEAIERLGYRPNAVARGLASKKTTTVGVVIPDISNSNFAEVARGIEDIANMYHYNIILCNADKRKDKEIRVINTLLEKQVDGLLFMGGAVTEEHVQAFKTANVPVVLCATTDEENKIPSVDINHEEAAYDAVNVLLGQGHKDIAMISGTLQDPSNGYARYYGYKRAMEEAGIPEREEFVRVGNYRYESGVEAMNYFLEQDKHPTAVFAATDEMAIGAIHAIQDKGLRVPEDISVISVDNSRMASMVRPQLSAVAQPMYDIGAVSMRLLTKLMKKEQVEQIKVVLPHEVVKRQSVGAIQG, via the coding sequence GTGACTGTAACCATTTATGATGTTGCAAGAGAAGCGGGAGTGTCTATGGCTACAGTCTCCCGCGTCGTCAACAATAACCCGAATGTTAAACCTCAAACCCGTAAAAAGGTTTATGAAGCTATTGAAAGACTAGGCTACCGACCTAATGCCGTTGCCCGTGGTCTGGCTAGCAAAAAAACGACTACGGTCGGAGTTGTTATTCCTGATATTTCCAACTCTAACTTTGCAGAGGTTGCTCGCGGCATCGAGGATATCGCGAATATGTACCACTACAACATTATTCTTTGCAATGCGGACAAGCGTAAGGACAAAGAGATCCGCGTCATCAACACGCTTCTGGAGAAGCAAGTTGACGGCCTGCTGTTCATGGGCGGAGCTGTGACGGAGGAGCATGTGCAGGCGTTCAAGACAGCTAATGTACCTGTAGTCCTGTGTGCAACGACGGATGAGGAGAACAAGATTCCTTCGGTCGACATCAACCATGAGGAAGCGGCTTATGATGCAGTTAATGTGCTGCTGGGCCAAGGCCATAAAGATATCGCGATGATCAGCGGTACGCTGCAGGATCCATCCAACGGTTATGCTCGTTACTACGGGTATAAGAGAGCGATGGAGGAGGCTGGCATACCTGAGCGCGAAGAGTTCGTACGGGTAGGCAACTACCGTTATGAGTCCGGTGTTGAAGCTATGAATTACTTTTTAGAACAGGACAAGCATCCTACCGCTGTATTTGCAGCAACGGATGAGATGGCAATTGGAGCGATCCATGCCATTCAGGACAAAGGACTTCGTGTACCAGAGGATATTTCGGTTATCAGCGTAGACAACAGCCGCATGGCCTCCATGGTCCGTCCGCAGCTGTCTGCCGTTGCACAGCCGATGTATGATATTGGTGCGGTATCCATGCGCCTGCTCACTAAGCTCATGAAGAAGGAACAAGTGGAGCAGATCAAGGTTGTTCTTCCTCATGAAGTGGTCAAGCGTCAATCCGTAGGAGCAATACAAGGATGA
- a CDS encoding Predicted CoA-binding protein — protein sequence MAFVNPEREEIKGLLEGNTTIAVVGLSDNPERTSHSVSQAMQQRGYRIIPVNPAAAGDILGEKSYPDLGSVPESIGIVNVFRRSEFTPAIAREAVAVGAKVLWLQLGVYSEEAAAIAQEGGLTVIMDRCIKVEDSILRPDIQRI from the coding sequence ATGGCATTCGTCAATCCTGAACGGGAAGAAATCAAGGGGCTTCTGGAGGGGAACACGACGATCGCAGTCGTCGGATTGTCCGACAACCCGGAGCGTACCTCCCACAGTGTGTCGCAAGCGATGCAGCAGCGGGGATACCGTATTATTCCGGTTAATCCTGCAGCCGCAGGGGACATCCTCGGGGAAAAAAGCTACCCTGATCTTGGCAGCGTGCCGGAATCAATCGGCATCGTCAATGTGTTTCGGCGTAGCGAGTTCACGCCTGCTATCGCGCGTGAGGCAGTCGCGGTCGGAGCCAAAGTTCTCTGGCTCCAGCTCGGCGTTTACAGTGAGGAAGCAGCGGCAATTGCCCAGGAGGGCGGGTTGACCGTCATCATGGACCGCTGCATCAAGGTGGAGGATTCGATTCTGCGTCCGGACATCCAGCGCATCTGA
- a CDS encoding 3-phosphoshikimate 1-carboxyvinyltransferase — MDVLVTPTPELKGSIQALSSKNYTTRYLLVAALAEGTSTIYYPAHSEDSDAMRRCIRDLGAELTEDEEKIVIKGFGSRPRDVRELNVGNAGAVLRFLMAVTALSPDVTFVNTYPDSLGKRPHDDLIVSLRQLGVEVDDNEGRLPITIRGGAPKGGKITVSGNVSSQFLSALLFLTPLLQEDSEIEVLDDLKSKVVVGQTLEVLEQAGIVIEASEDLMFYRVPGRQSYQARTYRVQGDYPGSAAVLAAAAVTKSDITIHGLPEKSKQGERAVVDVLRMMGTPLTYDGDDVTVRGDGRLQAVEFDGDAATDAVLAMVAAAVYAEGTSRFYNVENLRYKECDRITDYLAELRKAGAEVEEKRDEIIVHGKPEGLEGGVEINAHYDHRVIMALTVVGLRCRKPLLIRDAHHVAKSYPIFFDHLQALGANVEWQE, encoded by the coding sequence ATGGACGTATTAGTAACGCCTACACCGGAGCTGAAGGGAAGCATTCAGGCGCTCTCTTCCAAAAACTATACCACTCGTTATCTGCTTGTGGCCGCCCTTGCGGAAGGCACGAGCACGATTTATTATCCTGCCCATAGTGAGGACAGCGACGCAATGCGCCGCTGCATCCGCGATCTCGGTGCTGAGCTGACGGAAGATGAAGAGAAGATTGTCATCAAAGGTTTTGGCAGCCGTCCGCGCGACGTTCGTGAGCTGAATGTGGGCAATGCTGGAGCGGTTCTGCGTTTCCTCATGGCGGTAACGGCTCTTAGCCCGGATGTTACGTTTGTTAATACTTATCCAGATTCGCTAGGCAAGCGGCCGCATGATGACTTAATCGTCTCACTTCGCCAGCTCGGTGTAGAAGTGGATGACAATGAAGGTAGACTGCCGATCACGATTCGCGGCGGGGCGCCGAAGGGTGGCAAAATTACCGTTTCGGGCAATGTAAGCTCCCAGTTCCTGAGCGCGCTGCTGTTCCTGACGCCGCTGCTGCAGGAGGATAGCGAAATTGAAGTGCTGGATGATTTGAAATCTAAAGTCGTCGTTGGTCAGACGCTGGAAGTATTGGAGCAGGCAGGCATCGTCATCGAAGCTTCCGAGGATCTGATGTTTTACCGCGTACCTGGACGCCAGAGCTATCAGGCGCGCACTTACCGTGTGCAAGGAGACTATCCTGGCTCTGCAGCGGTGCTGGCGGCTGCTGCCGTCACGAAGTCAGACATTACGATCCACGGCTTGCCAGAAAAGAGCAAGCAGGGAGAACGTGCTGTCGTGGACGTACTGCGCATGATGGGTACTCCGCTGACTTATGATGGGGATGACGTTACGGTGCGTGGCGACGGACGCCTCCAGGCGGTAGAATTTGATGGCGACGCCGCTACGGATGCCGTACTGGCGATGGTAGCCGCTGCTGTGTATGCAGAAGGTACGTCTCGCTTTTATAATGTGGAGAATTTGCGCTACAAAGAATGCGACCGGATTACCGACTATCTCGCTGAGCTTCGCAAGGCCGGTGCTGAGGTAGAGGAGAAGCGCGACGAGATCATTGTCCACGGTAAGCCGGAAGGGTTAGAGGGCGGAGTAGAAATCAACGCTCACTATGATCACCGCGTCATTATGGCTCTGACCGTAGTCGGCCTGCGTTGCCGCAAACCTCTGCTTATCCGCGATGCGCATCATGTGGCGAAGTCTTACCCGATTTTCTTCGATCATCTTCAGGCGCTCGGAGCGAATGTGGAGTGGCAGGAATAG